AAGCCCACCGAGCATGCCACCCGCCCGTTCTGCTCCTCGCGCTGCCGCGACGTCGATTTGAACCGCTGGCTGAAAGGCTCCTACGTCATCCCCGGCCGCGACGACGAGGTCGATGACGTCGAATAGATAAGTAATATCAATATCTTGTTCGTGCGACGGCCGCGCCGCGCGCCAGCCGCGGCAAGCCAGCCCCAGCTTGTACACAGCCGGGCCGCGCCCGGCGAAGCCTCTTGGCGAAGCCGGGTGGACAGGCCGCTCTCAGCCCACTATAAACCGCCCGCTCGATGGGCCTTGGCCCCTCTCTTGGAGCATGCCCAGGTAGCTCAGTTGGTAGAGCATGCGACTGAAAATCGCAGTGTCGGTGGTTCGATTCCGCCCCTGGGCACCATGACTTCTACCCACCAAATGTCGGTGGTTCGATTTCCGATCTCGCGCTCGGCTTGGGCGTTTTGCGTATCTCTAGCCCGAGCATGACGTTGTCGAGCACGCTGCGCCACGGCAGCAGCAGATCCTTTTGCAGCATGTAGCCGACGGCCACTCCTTCGCGTGCGCGATCTACCCAATCGTGCGCCTGCGCTAATGCGCGGCGATGCCCGCGCTCTCGATCACCCGCTTGTAGCGTGCGGTCTCCTCGACGATGAACGGGCCCATCTCGGCTGGCCCCTTGTCAGCGATCGACACTTGGCCGTTGGTGGCGAGGTCCGC
This is a stretch of genomic DNA from Bradyrhizobium sp. CB2312. It encodes these proteins:
- the yacG gene encoding DNA gyrase inhibitor YacG produces the protein MDDLVKKPTGPLKTCPICGKPTEHATRPFCSSRCRDVDLNRWLKGSYVIPGRDDEVDDVE